Below is a window of Halolamina sp. CBA1230 DNA.
CTCCTCGTAGGCGTTGTCGAGGTAGTACTCGGTCACGTCGTCGTCAGCGACCGCCGAGTCGGCGTCGCCCACTGCGGGGAGGGCGAACAGCGTCGTCGACAGCACCAACACGAGCGCGACCGCCACCCCGGCTGCCCGGAGGTCGAGACGTTCGAACGTCCGTTCCACGTCGGGATGTTCGGTTTTCACGATCGTGAGCAGGAACAGCACGGTCATGATGCCGGCACCGACGGCGGCCTCCGTGAGCCCAACGTCGGGCGCCCGGAGGAACACCCAGATGATCGCGATGCCGAGGCTGTACGCGCCGAAGGCGACGACCGAACTCAGGACGCTGCGCAGCGCCGCCGTCGCGACCGCGGCGCCGATGACCAGCGCGAGCAGGGCGAGCTCCAGCGGCGTCACGGCTCCTCCCCCTCCTCGTCGCCGGTCCAGGGTTCGATTCCGAGTTCGTGCGCCGCCCGGGTGATGGCGTGGGCGGCAGTGGGGTTCGTGATGAACATAAAGAGCAGCAGCAGAACGACTTTCAGCGTGTTGAACCCGATCCCGTAGGTGACGGCGACTGCACCCAGCGCGAGCACGGCGCCCAGCGTCTCGCTCTTGGAGGTGCTGTGGGCCCGGGCGTACACGTCTGGCAGGCGGATCAGCCCGACGGCGGCGACGACCGCGAAGAAGGCGCCGCCGAGCACCAGCACGAGCACGGCGATCTCGCGGGGCGTCATAGCACCCCCCCGCGCTCGACCTGGAACTTCGAGATGGCGATGCTGAGCAGGAAGTTCAGCAGGGCGTACACGAGCGCGATGTCGAGCGCGCCGGGTTCGCCGATCGCGGCCGCGATCAGCGCGATCACGATCACGACGTTCGAGCCGATGAAGTTGATCGCGATCACGCGGTCGGGCATCGTCGGCCCGACGATCGCGCGGTAGATCCCCACCAGCGAGACGAGGATGAACACGGTGGCAGCGCCGAGCAGGACCTGCTCGATCATTCCTCGGCCTCCTCCTCCTGTCGGCGCTCGAACGGGCTCGGGATCCGGGCGGCCGCGCGGCCGTAGAACACGAACCGGACCGCACGTTCGAGCGTGCCCGCGAACAGCCCCTCGCGCGAACCCGCCGTGAGCGTGTGGATGATCAGGTGCTGGCGCTCCACGTCGACGGTCAGCGTCCCGGGGGTGAGCGTGATGCTGTTCGCCAGCGTCGTCACCGGCAGCGCCGACCAGACGGCGGCGTCGAACTCCACCATCTCGGGGTCGATCGGCAGGTCGGGGTGGAGCACGATGTACGCGATCTCGACGTTGGCCTTCACGATCTCCCAGAGCAGGAACGGGACGTACAGCGCGAACCGCGCCAGCCGGCCGGCGGTCCCCCTCGGGTCGACCGGCGAGGTGAGCGAGACGCGCCACAGCGAGACGGCGACGATGCCCGCGGCGATCGTGCCGGTCACGAGTTCGAAGGGGGCAGCCGACCCCGCGAGCAGCAGGTAGAACGCGAACGACGCCGCAAACAGCGCGAAGAACTGGGTCAGCGTCCCGCGGCGCACCAGCGTCCCCGACGCCTGTTCCGCGGAGACGGGCGCCTCCTGAACGGCGAGGCCGGCCTGCCGGACTTCGGCCTCCAGCGAGGGGAGCAGCGGCGTCGAGCCGATCGGGTCGTACCGCGGGTCGAACACCGCCAGCCCGAGATCGTGCTCGTTGGCGTAGCGCACGAGCACGTCGGCGTAGTCGTTGGGCGTCGAGAGGTACTCGTGGGTGGCCACGAGCGCGGTTTCGATCGTCAGCGCCGCCCCCTCGGCGTCCTCCTCGGCCCACGACGCCACGCGATCGAGCAGCGTCCGGGCGGCGTCGGCCCGCGACGACCCCGAGCGGAACGTGATCTTCTCCGGGAGCGGGTAGACGAAGTGGATCGCCGCCGTCGACCCCTCCTCGTCGGCCCGCTCCAGCGCTTCCTCGACGACGTAGGCGACCGTGTTCCGGAGGCTGGCCGACTCGTCGATCGGGACGAGCAGCCGTGACTCGGTCACGGCGACCACCCCACGGACGGACGGCCGGCCGGACGAACGGGATCGAATGGCATCAGTAGTCGCCCGTGGGTTTGCACAGGCGCTTTATAGGAGTTCTCACTCCGGCCGGTTGCGCCGTCCGTCGGATGACGGATCGTCGATCGACGGTGCGGATATCGACGGACCCGTGATCGAGACCGTTCGACAGTGGGAATCCGTTGGCAGCGTTGGTGACGGCAGCAGACGTAACTGCTCCCCGTCACGGAGCCCGAAGATACCCTTGTAACACGGTAACACGTAACGTTAAATGGTTACTCCAGGAGGCCAACGCTTTTGACACATCCCTCGTTATGTCGTGTACGATGCAACGACGAAAGTTCCTACAGGGTGTCGGTCTTGCCGCGATCGCGAGCACGGCCGGCTGTACACAGCTCACTGGGTCGGACGAAGAGGGCGGCGCCGGCGTCAGCGGCGAGACGCTGACGCTGACCACGACGACGAGCACGTACGACACGGGGCTGCTCGACGAGATCCACCCCGGGTTCGAGGAGATGTACGGCGTCACCGTCGACGCCGTCGCCCAGGGGACCGGCGCGGCGCTCGAGACCGCACGCAACGGCGACTCGGACATCGTGATGGTCCACGCGCGCGGGCTCGAGGACGAGTTCATGCGCAACGGGTACGGGATCAACCGCCGGGACCTGATGTTCAACGACTTCGTGATCGTCGGGCCCGAGAGCGACCCCGCCGGGATCGAGGGGATGGACTCCGCGGCGGAGGCGTTCGCCACCATCGCGGAGGAGCAGGCGGCGTTCGTCTCCCGGGGGGACAACTCCGGCACGCACACGAAGGAGCTCAACATCTGGGAGGAAGCGGGCGTCGAGCCCGGCGGCGACTGGTACCAGGAGATCGGTGCCGGGATGGGCGAGGCGCTCAACAACGCGAACCAGCAGGGCGCCTACACGCTGTCGGACCGCGGCACGTTCATCTCCCAGCGCTCGGAGATCGACCTCACGATCCTCGTCCAGGGGCCGATCGAGGGCGGGCCGGAGCTGCTCGAGAACCCGTACGGGATCCTGGCGGTCAACCCCGCCGTCCACGAGAACGCCAACTACGACCTCGCGATGGCGTACATCGGCTGGATCACCAGCCCGAGCGCGCAGGACGCCATCTCGAACTACACGATGAACGGGGAGCAGCTGTTCTTCCCGCGGGCGCTCTCGGAGGACCCCGACTTCCAGCAGTACGTGCCGGAAGGCTGGAGTAGCAACTCCTCGAGCCAGTAAGCGTGCCGCTCGATCCGGTCGCACTGCTTCCGCTGTTTATCGAGACCCCCTTCCAGGAGGGGTACGTCCGGAGCATCATCTTCGTCTCGCTGTACGTGAGCTGTACCGCGGTGGTGCTGAGTACGCTGGTCAGCATCCCCGTCGCGCTCGTGATGGGGTTCACCGAGTTCCCGGGCCAGCAGTTCGTGAAGTCGGTGATCAACACCGGGATGGGCTTTCCCAGCGTCGTCGTGGGGTTGGTGGTGCTGTTCATGGTCTCCAACCAAGGGCCGCTGGGCGCCGCAGACCTCATCTTCACGAAGGAGGCGATGATCATGTCCCAGTTCGTGCTGGCGACGCCGCCGATCACCGCGATCAGCCTCGCGGCGCTGACCAGCGTCGACGAGAACGTCCGCGACGCCGCCCGCGCGCTCGGCGGGACGCGGCTCGACGTGGCGCTCGTGGTGATCAAGGAGGCTCGCTACGGCATCGCGACCGCGGTGCTCGCGGGCTTCGGCCGCGCGATCAGCGAGGTCGGGTCGGTGCTCATCGTCGGCGGGAACATCACCAGCGCCGACGGCATCTCCCAGACGCGGACGCTGACGACCGCGATCCAGCTGGAGGCCCGGCAGGGCCAGTACGACACCGCGATGATCCTCGGGGCGGTGCTGGTGACGGTCGTACTGACGGTGAACGCGATCGTCGTCCGGCTCGGTGACGAGGGGGCGATGAACCGATGATCCGGCTCGACCGCGTCTCCCACAGCTACGGCGAGGAGCAGGTCGTCGACGACGTGTCGCTGTCGGTCGATCAGGGCGAGGTGGTCGGGATCATCGGCCCCTCCGGGGTCGGGAAGACCACGCTGCTGCGGATCCTCGCGCTGTTCCTCCAGCCGAACGAGCGCGACGCCGAGTCCGAGACCGACGAAGGGAGGGTCGAACTCGACGGCGATGCGGTGTGGGAGCTGAGCGAGGAGGCGCGGCTGGCTCGCCGGCGCCGGATCGGGATGGTGTTCCAGGAGGCCAGCCTGTTCGACGCCACCGTCGAGCGGAACGTCGAGTACGGCCTCCGGGTCCGGCAGGGCTGGAACGACCGACTACGGGACCAGCTCCGCGGGCTCGTCGGCTCGACCGAGACGCCCGAGGCCGTCGAGGACGCCCTCGACATCGTCGGCCTGAGCGAGAAGATCGGCCAGGAGGCGGACTCGCTCTCGGGCGGGGAGGCCCAGCGCGTCTCCTTCGCGCGGGCGCTCGCGTACGAGCCGGACTACCTCCTGCTCGACGAGCCGACCTCCGACCTCGACCCGCGGAACACGGGGCTGATCGAGGAGGCGGTCGCCGAGGCCCGCGACCGCGGTATCGGCGTCGTGGTCGCGACCCACGACATGCACCAGGCCGAGCGGGTCGCCGACCGCGTCGGCGTGCTGCTCGGCGACGGGTTCACCGAGATCGGGCCGACCGAGACGATCTTCGAGAACCCCAGCGACGAGCGGACCCGGAAGTTCATCTCCGGCGAACTGGTGTACTGAGCGCGGCGCGCGCTCAACACTCGTCGCCGGCGAACGCCATCCCCGAGTCCGTCGTCGCCTCGGGATCGCGGATCCGGAAGTAGAGCTCGTTGCCCGCGTTCTCGCTGCGGTTGCACGTCACCTCGTAGCTCGTCTCGAACAGCTCGCCGTCGACCGTGAGTTCCGCGTCGATCGTGTCGCCGTTGGTCACGCGATCGAGGTCGGCGAACCGCAGGACGGTGTACTCCTCGTCCGACGGACGGGCGGCCACGTCGACGGCGCCGTCGACGAGGACGTCGCCGTCGTGCCGGAGGGTGAACGCGACGTGGAACGACTGCTGGCGGAAATTCACGATGGCGAAGTCGAACGGGCCCGGCTCGGTTCCGGGAACCGCACAGCCGGCCGCGAGGAGGCTGCCACCGCTCGCGAGCGACGCGAGGACCTGGCGTCGGTGCATCGATCTCCGCTCGGACCGCGTTCCTCAAAGGAGCGACGGTACGTTCAGTACGTGACGACGTCGAGTCCGTCCACGTCCCGGAAGTCGGCGTCGTTCGAGACCACCGCCTCGTCGAGTAGCAGTCCGTGCGCGGCGACGACCGAGTCGGCGCCGTCGAGTTCGGCCAGCTCGTCGGAGCGCAGGTGTTCGCCGTTGAGTTCGCCGGCTCGACGGGCAACCTCGGGAGCGAGGTCGAGCGTCGAGCGACTCGCAAGCAGGCGTTCGTAGAGCGCACGGAGTTCGTCAGCCGCGTCGATGTCGGCGTTGCCGATCCCCGTGTACGCTTCCCAGACGACCGCTGTCGGGACACGGGTCGGCACCGGCTTCGCGTCGAGTTCGGTCGCTTTCTCCCGGGCCCCAGCGTCGCCGTCGACCAGCGCGCCGAGATACTGCGTATCCAGAATCATTCGTGGCCGGGCGGGGTCGCGCCGACCGCACCGTCAGTCGCCTCCTCGACGCTCTCGTCGAGATTCAGTTCGGCGGCGTCGTCGGCGAACTCCGTCAGCGAGTAGCCGCCGACGAGCCGATCGAGCGTCTCCGCGAGCGTCTCGTCGTCGCGGTTCTCGGACTGTACCCGGGCGTAGAGCTCCTCACTCACGCGCATCTGCTTCGTTCCCATACGTTCTCGTTTACGTCGTTGACGCAAAAGTGTGACGACGACGCATGTGACGGCACCTCGGGTGATCGGTCCCGCAGTGCCGTCCCGCCGCCGCGGGTGACCGGTCCCGCGGCGCCGTTCGTCTCCCGACACGCTTAACCACGAACCTGAAGAATTCTGCAGCAATGAGTCAGGCGCTCGCGGATCGGGAGCTCGCGGCCGTCATCGGGCTGGAGGTCCACGTCCAACTGGAGACCGACACGAAGATCTTCTGTAACTGCTCGACGACCGCTGCCGACGAGGAGGAGCCCAACAGCCGCACCTGCCCGGTCTGTCTCGGGCTGCCCGGCGCGCTGCCGGTGCTCAACGAGGCCGCCGTCGAGTCGGCGGTCAAGATCGGCAAGGCGCTCGACGCCGACATCCCCGAGGAGACGACGTTCCACCGGAAGAACTACTTCTACCCCGACCTCCCGAAGGGGTTCCAGCTCACCCAGTACGACGCGCCGATCTGTGCCGACGGCGAACTGGAGGTCAGCGTCGAGGGCGAACGCCGCGCGATCAGCGTCCGGCGCGCCCACCTGGAGGAGGACCCCGGCAGCATCCAGCACGAGGGCGGCAACATCGACACCGCCGACTACACGCTGGTCAACTACAACCGCGCGGGCACGCCGCTGATGGAGATCGTCACCCGGCCGGACTTCCGCTCGCCCGACGAGGCCCGAGCGTTCCTCGCGAAGCTGGAGGAGGTGCTGGAGTACCTCGGCGTGTTCGACGCCACCCGCGACGGCAGCCTGCGCGTCGACGCCAACATCTCGCTGGTGCCGGCCGACGCGATCGGCGAGGACGGCGAACTCGACGAGGACGCGCGGGACGACGCGAACCGCACCGAGGTCAAGAACATCTCCAGCCACAAGGGCGCCGAGCAGGCGCTCGCCTACGAGATCACCCGCCAGAAGAACGCCGTCAAGCGCGGCCGCGAGGTCGAACAGGAGACCCGCCACTGGGACGAGAGCCGCGGCGTCACCGTCTCGATGCGCTCGAAGGAGGCGGAGAAGGACTACCGCTACTTCCGCGAGGCCGACCTCCCCCCGCTCCAAGTCTCGGACTGGAAGGAGCGCATCCCGATCCCGGAGCTCCCGGACGACCGCCGCGAGCGCTTCCGCGAGGAGTACGGGCTCAGCGAGGAGGCCGCCTCGAAGCTCACCTCCCGGAAATCCGTCGCGGATCTGTACGAGCAGCTCGCGGAGGAGTTCGAACCCGACCTCGCGGCGACGTGGGTCGCGGACAACCTCCTCGGCGAACTCAACTACCGCGACATGGCCGTCGCCGACATCACGGGTCGCCTCGACGAGATCGAACACGTGATCCGCCTCGTGGCCGAGGACGAGCTCACCGCGAAGAACGCCGAGGAGGTCGTCCTCCGGCGGATGCTCGACGAGGGCGAGAGCCCCGAGGCGATCATCGAGGCGGAGGACCTCGGGAAAGCCAGCGGCGGGGAAGTCGAGCAGGCCGTCGAAGAGGCGATCGAGGAGAACCCCGGCGCCGTCGAGGATTACGAGTCCGGCGACGAGGGCGCGCTGAACTTCCTCGTCGGGCAGGTGATGGGGAAGACCGGCGGCTCCGCCGACCCGGGGCAGGTGAACGAACTGCTGCGGGAGCGACTGTCGTAGCTCAGTCTCGGAGCAGCAGCCACGCGCCCGCGCCGACAGCGATCGCTTCGAACAGGCGTTCCGTTCCGGGGTTCTCGGGGTACGATCGCTGGCGGGAGTCCTGGTAGACGACGTAGTACTCCCCGTCGACACGGAGTACCTCGTTCGCGTCCGCGATCGGCTCGTTCGTCGTGACCGATCCGTCCTCGATGGCCGTTCTGGCCGCGTCGGAGACCTCCTCGTGGGCCACGTCCTCCAGCGCCGTCCCCGGGTCGACGCGTTCGATGCCGAGTTCGACGGTCAGCCCGACCGAGGCGTTGGCGTCGACGAACGTCGTCGTCCGGCGGTAGATCACGTCGCCGAGCATCACGTACTCCTCGCCCGTGCGCCGGGTGAGTTCACCGGCGGCCGCCGGGCCGGAGACGCCGAGGATGTTTGGATTCACTCCCGTGACGTTGCCGTCGAGCGCGCCGCCGTCGTAGAGACACCGCCGCGGGAAGTCGAACGAGCGGTGGAAGCAGTCGATCCCCTCGGCGCCGTCGAGCGGGTCGCCGTCGGGCACGTCGACGGCCAGTTTCCCGTCCTGCGTCGAGAGCTCCGCGGCCTGATAGCGGTAGTCCGGTCCCGTCACGTCGAGTGGCGGCGTCCAGATCGGCACCGTGATCAGCAGGAGAGCGAGCAGCACCGTGAGTTCGCGTCGCGTTGGAGGGCGCATGCAGGGCGGATCGTGACGGGCAGCAGAAAAGTTTCCCGACGGGGACCGCGTGTCGCCACTCAGTCCTCGCCGGCTCCCTGTGCCGGCGAGCCGCTATCCTCGCCGGCGACGGCGTCACTCGGCTCGCTCACGTCCACGTCTGCCCCCGTGTCGACGACGCCCTCCTGCCAGTTCCCGCGATTGAACCACGCGGCGCCGATGGCGAACGTGATCACGCCGGAGAACGCCATCGCCCACCAGAGCCCGTCCTCCCCCCACGCCAGCCAGTACGCCAGCAGCGCCGCCACGGGCACGCGGAACAGCCAGCGCGAGGCCAGCGAGAGCGCCATCGCCTGGGTCGTCTGGCCCGCGCCGCGGAACGCGCCCTGGATCACCATCAGTCCGCCCATGAACGCCCAGAACGGCGCGAGGATGCGCAGGAGCACGACCCCGGCGTCGATCACGGCCTGCTCGTCGACGAACAGGTCGATCGCCGTCGCGGGGTAGACGTACACCAGCCCGCCGACGGCGAACAGGAACGCCATCGTCGCCGCCGTCGCCTTCCAGGCCACCTCCTCGGCGCGCTCGGGCGTGTCGGCGCCGAGGTTCTGCCCGACGCCCGTGGCGGTCGCCTGCCCGACAGCGCCCGAGACGGTCCAGGAGACCGACATCAGCCGGATCCCGATCCCGTAGGCCGCGGTCGCGACCGGGCCGAACCGCGCGACCAGCGCGGCGAAGAACACGGCCGCGAACGAGCGGGCGAGGCCGTCGCCGGTGCCGGGGACGCCGATGCGGACCAGATCCGTGAGCACCTCGGGGTCGGGCTTCAGGTCCGGAACCCGGAGCTTCACGCCCCACCCGCCGTGGAGCAGGAGCGCGAGCCCCACCACCGCGGCGAGGACGCGGGAGATCAGCGTCGCGATCCCCGCGCCGCGAACGCCCATCGCGGGGAAGGCGACGGTACCGACGATCGGGGCTCCCTCGACGAGCGTCCAGCCCAGGATCAGGAACGGGTCGAGGATCACGTTCACGCCCGCCGAGAGCACCACCAGCCACATCGCGGTCCGCACGTCCCCGGCCGCGCGCAGGACCGCGCGGAACGCGAAGAAGAGGAACGTGAACGGGATCGCCGCGAGGATCGGTTCGAGGTAGGCCATCGAGTAGTCGAACACCTGTCCCTGCGCGCCGATCAGCGAGACGAGGGGGTAGCGGATCGTGAAGCCGATCGCCGCCAGCGCGAGGCCGACGGCGACCGTCAGGAGGACGGTCTGTCCGACGGCGTGATCCGCCTTCCGCTGCTCGTCGGCGCCGACGTACTGCGACACCAGCGCGACCGCGGCGGCGGTGATCCCCATCGCGACCGAGACGAACATCCACGAGGTGGGGAACATCAGCGACACCGCCGCCACGGCCTCGGCGTTCACGCGCCCGACCCAGAACATGTCCGCGAGGTTGTACAGGGTTTGAACGAGGTTGCCCAGCACCAGCGGCCACGACAGCGCGAACAGTTTGGGCGTGATCGCGCCGGTCGTCATGTCGACGCGGGCGTCGTCGCTCACGGGGGGTCGGTGGTGTTGGGAGCCGATAAATCCCGCCGTTGCGGTCGAACTGGTGGGGTTCTCGACGACGACGGTTATCGATCGAACGAGCGATAGACGCCGCCGACCGCGACGAGGAAGACGACGACCGCAAGCGTCGTGAACGCGGGCATCGACAGGCCCCGGAGCAGGCGGAACCGTATGGCGAGCCAGACCGCGACGACGACGAGCGACGCGGTCAGCGTCGTCGCCCCGAGTCGGACGCGGCCGGACGAGAGCGTCACGTAGCCGACCGCGGCAAGGAGCAGCCCACCGCCGCCACGGAGCAGGATCACGCCGTAGAGCCACACGATCGCTGGTCCGCCCGCCTCGGCGCTCGGAACGGTGTAGACGAGCGAGGTGGCTAGCGCCGCACCCGCGGCGACAAGCACCGTTCCGAGAAGTTCGGCCGTCTTCACCGACTTATCCCCCACTCTCCAGCATCGACGCGCCCGATTTCGGCTCGACGACGCGTCGAACCACGGCGACGGCGACGACGAGGACGATCAGCCAGAGTCCGACGTACGGCCACGGTCGTTCGGGACCGATCTGGCGCATCCGGGCCAAATAGGCCAGCACGACGACAGCGTACGCCGTCAGCGTCGTCGCGGCGAGTCGTGTTCGGCCGTCAAGAAAGGCGATACAGCCCACGGCGACGGCGAGGAGGCCGCCACCGCCGCGCAGTACGATGTCGATCCAAGCCCCGATGACTGCGGGACCGCCCGCCTCGGCAGTCGGCGGTTCCAGCGCGACGGGGACGGCGAGGGCGACGCCGACGAGCACGAGGACCACGCCCAGTGGGCGGTTCCAGTCCATGGTTCCGGTGTCGGTCGTGAGACAATTAATCGTGGCGGCGTCTTTCGGGGCTGGTCGTCTCCGGCTGTGAAGCAGATGCGGCTGTGCGGTGGCGCGAAGCGTTCGCGTCGACGGACGCG
It encodes the following:
- a CDS encoding amino acid ABC transporter ATP-binding protein; translation: MIRLDRVSHSYGEEQVVDDVSLSVDQGEVVGIIGPSGVGKTTLLRILALFLQPNERDAESETDEGRVELDGDAVWELSEEARLARRRRIGMVFQEASLFDATVERNVEYGLRVRQGWNDRLRDQLRGLVGSTETPEAVEDALDIVGLSEKIGQEADSLSGGEAQRVSFARALAYEPDYLLLDEPTSDLDPRNTGLIEEAVAEARDRGIGVVVATHDMHQAERVADRVGVLLGDGFTEIGPTETIFENPSDERTRKFISGELVY
- a CDS encoding DUF4040 domain-containing protein; protein product: MTPLELALLALVIGAAVATAALRSVLSSVVAFGAYSLGIAIIWVFLRAPDVGLTEAAVGAGIMTVLFLLTIVKTEHPDVERTFERLDLRAAGVAVALVLVLSTTLFALPAVGDADSAVADDDVTEYYLDNAYEETQVNNAVTAVLAAYRGFDTMGEAAVVYSAGVGLLVVLNREVFG
- a CDS encoding monovalent cation/H+ antiporter subunit E, with translation MTESRLLVPIDESASLRNTVAYVVEEALERADEEGSTAAIHFVYPLPEKITFRSGSSRADAARTLLDRVASWAEEDAEGAALTIETALVATHEYLSTPNDYADVLVRYANEHDLGLAVFDPRYDPIGSTPLLPSLEAEVRQAGLAVQEAPVSAEQASGTLVRRGTLTQFFALFAASFAFYLLLAGSAAPFELVTGTIAAGIVAVSLWRVSLTSPVDPRGTAGRLARFALYVPFLLWEIVKANVEIAYIVLHPDLPIDPEMVEFDAAVWSALPVTTLANSITLTPGTLTVDVERQHLIIHTLTAGSREGLFAGTLERAVRFVFYGRAAARIPSPFERRQEEEAEE
- the gatB gene encoding Asp-tRNA(Asn)/Glu-tRNA(Gln) amidotransferase subunit GatB, with translation MSQALADRELAAVIGLEVHVQLETDTKIFCNCSTTAADEEEPNSRTCPVCLGLPGALPVLNEAAVESAVKIGKALDADIPEETTFHRKNYFYPDLPKGFQLTQYDAPICADGELEVSVEGERRAISVRRAHLEEDPGSIQHEGGNIDTADYTLVNYNRAGTPLMEIVTRPDFRSPDEARAFLAKLEEVLEYLGVFDATRDGSLRVDANISLVPADAIGEDGELDEDARDDANRTEVKNISSHKGAEQALAYEITRQKNAVKRGREVEQETRHWDESRGVTVSMRSKEAEKDYRYFREADLPPLQVSDWKERIPIPELPDDRRERFREEYGLSEEAASKLTSRKSVADLYEQLAEEFEPDLAATWVADNLLGELNYRDMAVADITGRLDEIEHVIRLVAEDELTAKNAEEVVLRRMLDEGESPEAIIEAEDLGKASGGEVEQAVEEAIEENPGAVEDYESGDEGALNFLVGQVMGKTGGSADPGQVNELLRERLS
- a CDS encoding PIN domain-containing protein, which gives rise to MILDTQYLGALVDGDAGAREKATELDAKPVPTRVPTAVVWEAYTGIGNADIDAADELRALYERLLASRSTLDLAPEVARRAGELNGEHLRSDELAELDGADSVVAAHGLLLDEAVVSNDADFRDVDGLDVVTY
- a CDS encoding ABC transporter permease, encoding MPLDPVALLPLFIETPFQEGYVRSIIFVSLYVSCTAVVLSTLVSIPVALVMGFTEFPGQQFVKSVINTGMGFPSVVVGLVVLFMVSNQGPLGAADLIFTKEAMIMSQFVLATPPITAISLAALTSVDENVRDAARALGGTRLDVALVVIKEARYGIATAVLAGFGRAISEVGSVLIVGGNITSADGISQTRTLTTAIQLEARQGQYDTAMILGAVLVTVVLTVNAIVVRLGDEGAMNR
- a CDS encoding MATE family efflux transporter — translated: MSDDARVDMTTGAITPKLFALSWPLVLGNLVQTLYNLADMFWVGRVNAEAVAAVSLMFPTSWMFVSVAMGITAAAVALVSQYVGADEQRKADHAVGQTVLLTVAVGLALAAIGFTIRYPLVSLIGAQGQVFDYSMAYLEPILAAIPFTFLFFAFRAVLRAAGDVRTAMWLVVLSAGVNVILDPFLILGWTLVEGAPIVGTVAFPAMGVRGAGIATLISRVLAAVVGLALLLHGGWGVKLRVPDLKPDPEVLTDLVRIGVPGTGDGLARSFAAVFFAALVARFGPVATAAYGIGIRLMSVSWTVSGAVGQATATGVGQNLGADTPERAEEVAWKATAATMAFLFAVGGLVYVYPATAIDLFVDEQAVIDAGVVLLRILAPFWAFMGGLMVIQGAFRGAGQTTQAMALSLASRWLFRVPVAALLAYWLAWGEDGLWWAMAFSGVITFAIGAAWFNRGNWQEGVVDTGADVDVSEPSDAVAGEDSGSPAQGAGED
- a CDS encoding monovalent cation/H+ antiporter complex subunit F, giving the protein MIEQVLLGAATVFILVSLVGIYRAIVGPTMPDRVIAINFIGSNVVIVIALIAAAIGEPGALDIALVYALLNFLLSIAISKFQVERGGVL
- the mnhG gene encoding monovalent cation/H(+) antiporter subunit G, whose translation is MTPREIAVLVLVLGGAFFAVVAAVGLIRLPDVYARAHSTSKSETLGAVLALGAVAVTYGIGFNTLKVVLLLLFMFITNPTAAHAITRAAHELGIEPWTGDEEGEEP
- a CDS encoding substrate-binding domain-containing protein, which produces MQRRKFLQGVGLAAIASTAGCTQLTGSDEEGGAGVSGETLTLTTTTSTYDTGLLDEIHPGFEEMYGVTVDAVAQGTGAALETARNGDSDIVMVHARGLEDEFMRNGYGINRRDLMFNDFVIVGPESDPAGIEGMDSAAEAFATIAEEQAAFVSRGDNSGTHTKELNIWEEAGVEPGGDWYQEIGAGMGEALNNANQQGAYTLSDRGTFISQRSEIDLTILVQGPIEGGPELLENPYGILAVNPAVHENANYDLAMAYIGWITSPSAQDAISNYTMNGEQLFFPRALSEDPDFQQYVPEGWSSNSSSQ